In the genome of Maribacter forsetii DSM 18668, the window TTAAAATAAATGTTGTGTAACTCAATAATTACGCTATATAGACTTATAAAGGTGAGGTGTGGAGTTGTTAAAACTTTGCAAATTGTTATTGTAGTTCGTCGATTACACACTGTTGTTCGGATAGTTTTTGGTGCTACGAAAAACCATAGACTTTTTGTTTACCGTTAAAAAATGTGATAAATAATTTAATAAAAACCGGAACATTTACTGCTAGCGGAATCTTCTTTTCGCTAAGCTTTTAAGCCATAAAAAGTAATGACTTAAAAGCCTTATTGATTACTAAATTATTTAAGAAAGCACCAGAATTTTAATTTGGTTTTATACGGTATGTTATACGTTTATTCGTAATAACAGTACGTACATTTACTAATAATAATGCAGCATTTGACGGCGTTGCAGAACAAGTTGTACTAGAGTTTGAAGCAAGTAATCTATAAGAATAGCCATCTTTTTGTTTACTCACATTTATCAATGTTAAAGTATCAGTTTGAGCTCCTGAATATTCAGAATTATCAACAATATCCGTATAGTTAATGCCATCAGTACTAACTTGCCATTGGAATGAGTCTGCATTTGTAACACTAGATGAGAACATGGCATTGTCTCCTGCAAAAACAGTTTGATTGACCGGTTGTGTGGTAAAACTAACCACCGGTATTGTATTAATCTCATATTCACCCAAATCTACTGGACAATTCGTATTTCCCCATCTTGTCCATACTTTATATGTACCCGATGGGAGGTCTGAAATTGTATAACTCCCACTAGAATCTGCTACGGTTGAGGTATACGTACCTTGATCATCTATACTAAATTGTATCCCCGATCTATTAGGATGATTCGGAAAACTAAAAGTAATTGCGCCATTGTTTAATCCACAAGTCGTATCAGTTGTGGTAACAGTCGCTGTTGGGGTAGAATAAATTATTACATCAACTGTATCATCATCACTACAACCGTTAGAATCTGTTACTGTAACCGTATAAGTTAACGTGGTATTAATAGTAGGGTCACCTACCGGTGTTACGGATATGGAAGGAGTTGTATCACCTGTACTCCACAGATAAGTATAGCCCGCTCTGCTACCACCAGAAGCAGATGCCGTTAATGTTGCAGATTCGCCATCACATATAGTTTTATTTGCTCCCGCATTCGCAAGTGGTGGAGCATTCTCTGTTACCGTTACTGCTGTTCTTGAACTACTTACACAACCTGTAGAGGTATTTTTAGCTTCTGCATAATAAGTACCTGCCGCCGTTGGTTGGTATGTTAAGCTATTACTTTGTAATAAATTACCTCCAGTAGAAGTATCATACCAGTCTATTGTTTCTGTTCCTCCACTAGTACTTGCAGAAATTTCAGGAATTGTATCTCCTTGACAATATTCTTGATCACCATCACTTGTTGGTGGATCTACAACGGGGCACACACAATTTGGTGCCGTAACAGATAAATCTCTACTACAACTACCTTGAGTTGCTGTAACGATAACATCTGTACCATCTGGCACATCTGCAATTTCCCAAACATTACCTGATAAATTGGTCACCGTACCGTCTGTAGCTGTAATTGTACCTACACTTACGGTAACCTCAAAAGTATAGGTTGTAGGCTGAAACAAGGTAAAATTACAACTTGGTGAACTTGTTACTGTTATTGATGGTGTTGGCTCTACTGTTATACTTACTTCATCAGAATCTGTACAACCATTACTATCTGCTACTGAAACGGTATAATCTACAACTACATTCCCACTAGTATTACCAGATGGTGACACAATTATCGATGCTGTTGTTTCTCCCGTACTCCATAAGTAAGTATATCCAGTACCACTACCTCCTGTAGGTGTAGCTGTAAGGGTAGCTGACTCGCCATCACATATAGTTTGGTCTTCGCCTGCGTCTACAGTAGGTACCTCAACACTTAATACTGCTTCATCAGATGTGGTATCTTCACATACGTAAGCAGAGTTGGAGACAACTACTCTATATCTATTATTATCATCGGATAATGATGGATTTGTTATGGTTAAAACATCACTATCTGCCCCAGAATAAATTCCGCCATTAGAAATGTCAGTCCAACTTCCGCCATTAAATTGTTGCCATTGATAACCATCTCCGTCTGATGTTACGGTAAAACTTGTTGACCCATCTGGGCATGCATTTGCATCTGTAGGTTCATTTGTAATACTTGGTGCTCCTTCAGCCTGCAAAAAATCATAAGTACCGTCATTATCACCATCTACTGGTGTAGCATAAGATGCTCCAGAAACAGAGCCATCATCATTTATTATTGGTGCTCCAGAACCATACATACCATTGTTATCTGAATCTGCATTGGTATCTGCATAGGCTTCATCTGTATCGTTACAACCATCACCATCACTATCATCATCTAAATGGTTTGGATTAGCATCGCCATCTAAATTACCTGATCTACATGCGGTAAAGACAAAGGCTACATCGTCAAAAATTGAATAGTTCTCTGATGAGTTATCTATTTGTCCATAAACAAAAAACCTAAAAGCATATTCCGTATTAGCCTCTAAATAAACTGAACCACCATCCAAATGTTGAAATGATGCATAAGTACCTCCATTATCTGTATGTAATACATCAGTAGAAAGTGTGTTCCATGCATTAGAACCTACTCTTGTAAATGCAGTTGCTGAACGATAAGAATCTCCTCTATTTGGTTGAAACCAACCTGACCTAATTTGCCTTAACTCAAACGAAGATACTTCTGTTCCTGTTGTAAAAGAGACTTCTATAAAATCTCCATTTACTAAAGCTTCTTCTTTATTTGTTGCTGTTATTGGATCTATACGTACATTACTACCATTTACTTCAAAAATTGAAGTATTTAATAGCATGGTTTCTGTATTATCTAATATCCAATCAGTAACTTCTGGAGTGTAATTGGCATCCATTTCTAAACCTCCGGCTGGGTTATTTAATGTCCAAGCAAACTCGTTAGATACACTTTCAATTGATTCTTCACAGTCAGATATTCCATCATTATCATCATCTACATCACAACCATCTGGTATGCCATCATTATCACTATCTATACTATCATCGAAATAAGGGCACTTATCATTTGCATTATTTACTCCATCTCCATCATCATCACATAAATTTGAGGTAACTGTATAATCTGCACTACTCCCTTTACCTTGCCCACCACTTACTAAAACAGGAACTCCATCATCGTCTACTGCACCAGCTATACTACCATTTCCGTTTAAATTAGAAAAGTCTAAATTATCATCACCCTCCAAGGCATCAAAACAACCATCACCATCACTATCCAAATCATAAATATCTGCTGTACCATCTCCATCAGAATCTGGACAACCTGTGTCTAACATTACATTATCAACATACATTCTATCATGGTTCGTTTCTGTTGCAGTGCCATTAAATCTAATTTCAACCGTACTACTTGATGGTGTAAACGAAAAAGTTCGAGTAGCCATATTCAACGTCTCATTTCCATTTTGAGAACGACCTCCATTATTGGTTACTATTTGATTTGAGGTTTCTGTGAATTGCTGAACACCATCTATTAAAATATTTAAGGTAACCTCTCTTCCATTGTTATTATCGGCTCCTAAATCGAAAGTTATGGTATTTACGGTACCTGCGGTTACATTAATAGTTTGGAAAAAACTTGCCGTACCCGTACCGTTCCATTCTGGGTAATATGCACGATTAGAATCTTTATTCCATTGTTGTCCTGAACCCGTCCATCCTGAATTAAAAATCCAATCTGTAAAATTTCCATTTTCTACCAAATCCGACGATGATGAACATTCGTCTGAATCTAATATCCCATCATTATCATTATCCAAATCACAGACATCATTAATACCATCGCCATCTGTATCTATACCTGTTGGATCGGTGCAAGGCTCAAATATTCGTACGGTGGCAGAATCACTCTTACCTAAGGAAGGACAAAGAGAATCTGTTGAGTCTGTAATCGTATAGTCAAAAGTAGTTTCACCAGGAAAAGGGGTTGCCCCGCTATAAGTATAAGTTACAAGTCCGTTTTCCGCATCATCAATGACTACGGAACCTACAGATGGTTGCGTAACACTTTCTATTGAAAAGTTATCTCCATCTGCATCAGAATCGTTCGTGAATAATTGTATCTGTACGGAAACAGAATTGCCATAAGTGACCTGAACCTCATCATCTTCCGCTACTGGTGCATTAGGGTTTTCTATTGCTTCTGCATCTGTAGTCGTAAGCTTGTAATGATTGGTACCAGCAATGGTACTTGGCTGTGCAATAGCCGTGGCAATAAGTCTTGAATACCCACTTGGATCTGACGCGTCATAAAAATTAGGATAGTGGACTTCTATAATATAGGTTTCATTTTCACCTAAAGGTAATCCAAAATGTACTTCTTCTGGTTGTTGGGTACCATGACCATATACGCCGTTTACCTGTCTTAATCCGCTAATTATATTTCCAGAACAGTCTCTAATCAATACATTTGTACCAATAGCTACCCTACCTAAAAATCCG includes:
- a CDS encoding FG-GAP-like repeat-containing protein, with amino-acid sequence MRASLVKRIKLRYIGLLVFALLSSIKLHAQTTFTESAASYGLDLGQRKDGGHAWSDFDNDGDLDVLVLENNNSSGVKSFLMRNNGNNTFTNVQSTLVPGMLGDWAERQAVWGDINNDGRPDFLINSSGNNNARKAIQIFIQNTNGIFGDGIGGSAPITIGRSGATIVIPNVNTEGVGFFDFEGDGDLDIFFDNHDMGIELLRNNFIDHTNHTVANPAPNVLFTHITTGNGNNVTEYGLNQFATDGDYGTAADVNDDGWVDIFMRKRDENDFFLNQGGSFSNGADLGQASNNNKGGNGLWDLDNDGDLDAVWTENGRTQIHRNDGGGVFTALGAGSFPGLPQPGNLDNGSSGARIDALAGGDIDNDGDIDIILVGNSRSYLYINQLNSPTPAPGVIGSGSAMDFSLDSQQFNSGRDGEGTTMVDVDDDGDLDIYININNNANQLYINNLPAANRNNHLLIDVTEDRGANGNTGGFLGRVAIGTNVLIRDCSGNIISGLRQVNGVYGHGTQQPEEVHFGLPLGENETYIIEVHYPNFYDASDPSGYSRLIATAIAQPSTIAGTNHYKLTTTDAEAIENPNAPVAEDDEVQVTYGNSVSVQIQLFTNDSDADGDNFSIESVTQPSVGSVVIDDAENGLVTYTYSGATPFPGETTFDYTITDSTDSLCPSLGKSDSATVRIFEPCTDPTGIDTDGDGINDVCDLDNDNDGILDSDECSSSSDLVENGNFTDWIFNSGWTGSGQQWNKDSNRAYYPEWNGTGTASFFQTINVTAGTVNTITFDLGADNNNGREVTLNILIDGVQQFTETSNQIVTNNGGRSQNGNETLNMATRTFSFTPSSSTVEIRFNGTATETNHDRMYVDNVMLDTGCPDSDGDGTADIYDLDSDGDGCFDALEGDDNLDFSNLNGNGSIAGAVDDDGVPVLVSGGQGKGSSADYTVTSNLCDDDGDGVNNANDKCPYFDDSIDSDNDGIPDGCDVDDDNDGISDCEESIESVSNEFAWTLNNPAGGLEMDANYTPEVTDWILDNTETMLLNTSIFEVNGSNVRIDPITATNKEEALVNGDFIEVSFTTGTEVSSFELRQIRSGWFQPNRGDSYRSATAFTRVGSNAWNTLSTDVLHTDNGGTYASFQHLDGGSVYLEANTEYAFRFFVYGQIDNSSENYSIFDDVAFVFTACRSGNLDGDANPNHLDDDSDGDGCNDTDEAYADTNADSDNNGMYGSGAPIINDDGSVSGASYATPVDGDNDGTYDFLQAEGAPSITNEPTDANACPDGSTSFTVTSDGDGYQWQQFNGGSWTDISNGGIYSGADSDVLTITNPSLSDDNNRYRVVVSNSAYVCEDTTSDEAVLSVEVPTVDAGEDQTICDGESATLTATPTGGSGTGYTYLWSTGETTASIIVSPSGNTSGNVVVDYTVSVADSNGCTDSDEVSITVEPTPSITVTSSPSCNFTLFQPTTYTFEVTVSVGTITATDGTVTNLSGNVWEIADVPDGTDVIVTATQGSCSRDLSVTAPNCVCPVVDPPTSDGDQEYCQGDTIPEISASTSGGTETIDWYDTSTGGNLLQSNSLTYQPTAAGTYYAEAKNTSTGCVSSSRTAVTVTENAPPLANAGANKTICDGESATLTASASGGSRAGYTYLWSTGDTTPSISVTPVGDPTINTTLTYTVTVTDSNGCSDDDTVDVIIYSTPTATVTTTDTTCGLNNGAITFSFPNHPNRSGIQFSIDDQGTYTSTVADSSGSYTISDLPSGTYKVWTRWGNTNCPVDLGEYEINTIPVVSFTTQPVNQTVFAGDNAMFSSSVTNADSFQWQVSTDGINYTDIVDNSEYSGAQTDTLTLINVSKQKDGYSYRLLASNSSTTCSATPSNAALLLVNVRTVITNKRITYRIKPN